From Spirosoma aerolatum, one genomic window encodes:
- a CDS encoding L-fucose/L-arabinose isomerase family protein codes for MKNPSPNGLAVQQAEWVKRKKTRPRIGVFGVGYFKYWGQFEGLLDDMMRKQAVFISKIEALDTAEIIDLGLVDDASKAYEMVLKLQAANLDLIFCDMLTYATSSTFGIIIKSIDVPIVLVALQPDKAMDYSRASTYMQLYNDDICSLPEFAGVAVRMGKKVPQMIIGTLHDDPAADADIEEYCRIATVLHDLKTARIGHIGHPIEAMLDMHSDSTMLTAHFGAHIVQCEAHEIVSQYQKATETEIDAIKERILAYFDTPDPVSDPISEKLRDSDLHIAAQAAVALEKFIKAKKLDGLAYYYDGPEGSDTRVVMSNLIVGNSLLQGAGFPMCGESDLKTCIAMLIMERLGIGGSFAEFHPVDFKEDFVLVGHDGPHNIAIAEGQPVLRSLKKYHGKPGFGAGVEFKIKEGPITMLSISSTYEGKMKFVIAEGESIAGPIPPTGNTNTRGFFKPNVRTFLKRWISEGPTHHFALGVGHHAKTIQKIADYLKVESVIISNE; via the coding sequence ATGAAAAATCCATCTCCAAATGGTTTGGCAGTGCAGCAAGCAGAATGGGTAAAACGGAAGAAAACACGCCCTCGCATTGGGGTTTTCGGCGTAGGCTATTTCAAATACTGGGGGCAATTCGAGGGCTTGCTGGACGACATGATGCGGAAACAAGCCGTTTTCATCAGCAAGATTGAAGCGCTCGATACAGCCGAAATCATTGATCTGGGGCTTGTTGACGATGCATCGAAAGCGTATGAGATGGTTCTCAAACTTCAGGCGGCCAATCTGGATCTGATCTTCTGCGACATGTTGACCTACGCTACGTCGAGTACGTTTGGCATCATTATCAAAAGTATCGATGTTCCGATTGTTCTGGTAGCCCTCCAGCCCGATAAGGCGATGGACTACAGCCGGGCCTCCACGTACATGCAATTGTACAACGACGATATCTGTTCACTGCCGGAGTTTGCGGGCGTAGCCGTTCGTATGGGAAAAAAAGTACCCCAGATGATCATCGGAACGTTACACGACGACCCGGCTGCCGATGCCGACATTGAAGAATACTGCCGGATCGCTACTGTATTGCATGACCTGAAAACCGCCCGGATCGGCCATATCGGTCACCCGATTGAAGCCATGCTCGACATGCATTCCGATTCGACCATGCTTACGGCGCATTTTGGCGCACACATCGTCCAGTGCGAAGCACATGAGATCGTTTCGCAATACCAGAAAGCAACAGAGACTGAAATTGACGCGATTAAAGAGCGGATTCTGGCGTATTTCGACACACCCGATCCCGTCTCGGACCCTATTTCCGAAAAACTCCGCGATTCCGATCTGCACATTGCGGCCCAGGCGGCCGTGGCGCTGGAAAAATTCATCAAAGCCAAAAAACTCGATGGACTGGCCTATTACTATGATGGCCCGGAAGGCAGCGACACGCGGGTCGTGATGTCGAATCTGATCGTTGGCAACTCCCTCTTGCAAGGTGCTGGCTTTCCAATGTGTGGCGAATCAGACCTGAAAACCTGTATTGCTATGCTCATCATGGAACGACTGGGTATTGGCGGCAGCTTCGCGGAGTTTCACCCGGTCGATTTCAAGGAAGATTTCGTCCTGGTCGGCCACGACGGACCACATAACATTGCTATTGCAGAAGGCCAGCCAGTATTGCGCAGTCTGAAAAAATACCACGGCAAACCCGGTTTTGGCGCTGGTGTCGAATTCAAAATTAAGGAAGGACCGATTACCATGCTGAGCATCAGTTCGACCTACGAGGGCAAAATGAAGTTCGTGATTGCCGAAGGCGAGTCGATAGCCGGGCCAATTCCTCCAACGGGTAATACCAATACGCGTGGCTTCTTCAAACCCAACGTTCGCACCTTCCTGAAACGCTGGATTAGCGAAGGGCCAACGCACCACTTCGCACTGGGTGTCGGGCACCACGCCAAAACCATCCAGAAAATCGCCGACTACCTCAAAGTCGAATCAGTCATTATTTCTAATGAATAA
- a CDS encoding MFS transporter gives MQKHLRWMIVFLLFIATGLSFLDRQVLSIAILKIQEEFKITDVQYGLINTSFLISYAIMFTLGGWLIDRVGGKLGLALSVGIWSVANSLHAVMNSFTQLLTFRFFLGMGEGGCFPGAAWTVYRWFDKKERALANGIAIGGSAIGAVVAPPLTIWLSANYGWRGGFLIPGLIGIAWVIIWLFIPWKTENLIVEKASEPHETIPFLQLLKQKATWVFIIIRFLLDPVFYFMMFWIPKYLSSVRNVPFEQIGSLFWIPFLALGIANVLGGWFSGQLIAFNFSVNKARKTVMGIAAILTLAAPAIEWVSSVNVAVALMAVFMFAHGFWITNYITAISDMFGQKATSTVVGLSGTAGAVSGLLLNPLMGVVIQQYSYRPLWIASGLLYPFAFVLLLVLIPRIEALSLGTKRVAHKQGLSEIGG, from the coding sequence ATGCAAAAGCACCTGCGCTGGATGATTGTTTTCCTGCTTTTTATAGCCACAGGACTCAGCTTTCTGGACCGACAGGTGCTATCTATCGCTATTCTGAAAATTCAGGAAGAGTTTAAGATTACGGACGTTCAATATGGCCTGATCAACACCAGCTTTCTGATCAGTTACGCCATCATGTTCACGCTGGGCGGCTGGCTGATCGACCGGGTAGGTGGAAAACTCGGCCTGGCGTTGTCAGTCGGCATATGGTCGGTAGCGAATAGTCTTCATGCCGTGATGAATTCGTTTACTCAGCTATTGACCTTCCGGTTCTTTCTGGGGATGGGCGAAGGCGGTTGCTTTCCGGGCGCGGCCTGGACAGTCTATCGCTGGTTCGACAAAAAAGAACGGGCCCTGGCCAATGGTATAGCCATTGGCGGATCAGCCATTGGCGCGGTCGTAGCCCCACCGTTAACCATCTGGCTATCGGCTAATTACGGCTGGCGGGGAGGATTTTTAATACCCGGTCTGATTGGCATTGCCTGGGTGATTATCTGGTTATTCATTCCCTGGAAAACAGAAAATCTGATTGTCGAAAAAGCCAGTGAGCCCCACGAAACAATTCCTTTTTTACAACTGCTCAAGCAGAAAGCAACATGGGTATTCATCATAATCCGTTTTCTGCTCGATCCAGTTTTCTACTTCATGATGTTCTGGATTCCGAAATACCTGAGTTCGGTGCGAAATGTACCTTTCGAGCAAATTGGAAGCCTTTTCTGGATACCGTTTCTGGCGCTGGGCATTGCCAACGTGCTCGGTGGGTGGTTTTCAGGACAACTGATTGCCTTTAATTTTTCAGTCAATAAAGCCCGCAAAACAGTCATGGGCATTGCGGCCATTTTGACTTTGGCAGCACCAGCCATCGAGTGGGTTTCATCCGTCAATGTCGCTGTTGCTTTAATGGCCGTGTTCATGTTTGCGCATGGCTTCTGGATTACCAATTACATAACAGCCATTTCGGACATGTTCGGTCAGAAGGCGACTTCTACGGTTGTTGGTCTGTCGGGAACAGCGGGGGCCGTTTCGGGTTTACTGCTTAATCCGTTGATGGGTGTTGTGATTCAGCAATATTCGTACCGACCGTTATGGATTGCCTCGGGCTTGCTATACCCATTTGCGTTTGTGCTGCTACTCGTACTGATTCCCCGAATCGAAGCTCTGTCGCTCGGAACCAAACGAGTTGCCCACAAACAGGGGCTAAGCGAAATAGGGGGTTAA
- a CDS encoding DUF1338 domain-containing protein, whose product MLTNQQTTTQTLDAVLGGLMRRYSERVPDVQKVIDAMIDEGIIGAASDIENDHIAFRTMGVPNLGIASFEKIFLHYGYEKRDEFNFTGKKLTAYWFSPPEPHYPRIFVSELRVHELSEEAQQIIHRYTNTVTSDPVDALDLDDAAAVDQFLHQPLWTTPTLPDYQRLLDESEYAAWVIFNRYYLNHFTISVHNLKPGYNTIDEYVAFLERRGFRLNTAGGTIKVSPDGDLRQASTVAQMIDAEFAGGDVYRIAGSYVEFAERRVLPPFRDLPADQITRQHRREGFETGNADKIFESTFTTQTGK is encoded by the coding sequence ATGCTAACCAATCAACAAACAACTACGCAGACCCTCGATGCCGTATTGGGTGGCCTGATGCGACGATATAGTGAACGCGTTCCTGATGTACAGAAAGTCATCGATGCCATGATTGACGAAGGTATTATTGGAGCCGCTAGTGACATTGAAAATGACCACATTGCGTTTCGGACCATGGGTGTACCCAATCTGGGCATTGCGTCGTTCGAGAAGATTTTCCTGCATTACGGCTATGAAAAACGGGATGAGTTCAATTTCACCGGGAAAAAGTTGACCGCCTACTGGTTTAGCCCGCCCGAACCGCACTATCCGCGCATCTTCGTTAGTGAGTTGCGGGTACATGAGCTTTCGGAAGAAGCGCAACAGATTATTCATCGGTATACCAATACCGTTACCAGCGACCCGGTCGATGCATTGGATCTGGACGATGCGGCTGCGGTCGATCAGTTCCTGCACCAGCCACTCTGGACAACGCCCACGTTGCCGGATTACCAGCGGCTGCTGGACGAAAGCGAGTATGCTGCCTGGGTTATTTTCAACCGCTATTACCTGAATCATTTTACGATTAGTGTGCATAACCTTAAACCGGGCTATAATACCATCGATGAGTACGTAGCGTTTCTGGAACGACGGGGTTTTCGACTCAATACGGCCGGAGGAACCATCAAAGTTAGCCCCGACGGCGACCTGCGTCAGGCCTCAACGGTGGCCCAAATGATCGATGCTGAATTTGCGGGTGGCGACGTCTATCGGATTGCCGGGTCGTATGTTGAGTTTGCCGAACGTCGGGTGCTTCCCCCGTTTCGGGATTTGCCTGCCGATCAAATCACCCGTCAGCATCGACGCGAAGGTTTCGAGACGGGCAACGCCGACAAGATTTTTGAGAGTACATTCACAACACAAACTGGTAAGTAA
- a CDS encoding sugar phosphate isomerase/epimerase family protein — MKLSFLLAGLLLNSLVSLAQKPAPVGIQLYSFRNQFAKDVPGTMAKVKQMGFREAEIAGTYGMSLGDFRKLLDLNGIKAISTGASFEDLDSNVPKVLAEAKALGAKYVVCTWIPHAGDQFMVHDADRAIDVFNTAGKLLAENGIALCYHNHGYEFQTYQDGTFFDYLADNLDRKVVNFEMDVFWVKSPGYDPVALLQKYPKRFVLMHLKDRKPGTPDSQTGHSDIESNVTLGQGDVGIAALMKQAKKSGVKHFFIEDESSRSMEQVPQSVAFLEGLK; from the coding sequence ATGAAACTCTCCTTTCTACTCGCTGGGCTGCTTTTGAACAGTCTGGTTTCGCTGGCGCAGAAGCCCGCGCCCGTCGGTATTCAGCTTTACAGTTTTCGGAATCAGTTTGCGAAAGATGTACCGGGAACGATGGCGAAGGTAAAGCAAATGGGATTTCGTGAGGCAGAGATAGCCGGAACCTACGGAATGAGTCTGGGCGATTTTCGCAAACTGCTGGATCTGAATGGCATAAAAGCCATCAGTACAGGTGCCAGTTTTGAGGATCTGGACTCAAATGTTCCGAAAGTACTGGCCGAGGCCAAGGCGTTAGGGGCGAAATATGTGGTCTGCACCTGGATCCCCCACGCTGGCGATCAGTTTATGGTTCATGATGCCGACCGGGCTATCGATGTGTTTAATACGGCCGGAAAACTTTTAGCTGAAAATGGCATTGCGCTGTGCTACCATAATCATGGCTACGAATTCCAAACCTATCAGGATGGTACCTTTTTCGATTACCTGGCCGATAACCTGGACCGTAAAGTAGTGAATTTTGAAATGGATGTGTTTTGGGTGAAATCGCCCGGTTACGATCCGGTTGCCTTGTTGCAGAAATACCCTAAACGGTTCGTTCTGATGCACCTGAAAGATCGTAAACCCGGCACTCCCGATAGCCAGACGGGCCATTCGGATATAGAATCGAATGTAACGCTGGGGCAGGGCGATGTAGGCATAGCCGCTCTGATGAAGCAGGCCAAAAAATCAGGTGTTAAGCACTTCTTTATTGAAGATGAATCGTCGCGTTCAATGGAGCAGGTGCCCCAAAGTGTAGCTTTTCTGGAAGGATTAAAATAA
- a CDS encoding aminotransferase class I/II-fold pyridoxal phosphate-dependent enzyme, which produces MNPFFDIDHLPNRTIRYNSQDYLFFSGTAYLGLPQREDFQHLMQEAILRYGTVFGSSRNGNLRLSIYEQAEARLASVVSAGLVASPIALTLSSGMMAGQVIMNWLRRQGVTFIYAPNAHPAIWHEPAVALPSVSFNDWATQLPEQVRATPPGPIAILTNSLDAVCSDYYPFEWIDALPNDHPITLVVDDSHGLGVLNNGRGIWPQLCNKSNVNLLVTASLAKAMGLPGGVVLGSADTIQSIRQTAFFGACSPMPPAYLDVFLRAENLYADAFQRLCQNISLAEKLLLPTGIFHHAEGYPVFFTKRDDLYPYLLDQSTLIYSFAYPTATDRANTRIVISAFHTPEDIETLARQVQAFN; this is translated from the coding sequence ATGAACCCATTTTTTGACATCGATCACCTGCCCAACCGGACGATTCGTTACAACAGTCAGGACTATTTATTCTTCAGCGGAACAGCTTACCTCGGGCTACCCCAACGCGAAGACTTCCAGCACCTTATGCAGGAAGCTATTCTTCGGTACGGCACTGTTTTTGGCAGTTCACGAAATGGCAACCTGCGTCTGAGCATTTACGAACAGGCCGAAGCCAGACTAGCATCGGTGGTGTCGGCAGGGTTGGTAGCGTCACCGATAGCCCTAACCCTATCGTCGGGTATGATGGCGGGTCAGGTAATCATGAACTGGCTTCGCCGACAGGGTGTTACGTTCATTTATGCGCCCAATGCTCACCCGGCTATCTGGCACGAGCCAGCCGTTGCGTTACCAAGTGTGTCGTTCAACGACTGGGCCACACAATTACCCGAACAGGTACGCGCAACTCCTCCCGGCCCAATTGCTATTCTGACCAACTCGCTCGATGCTGTTTGCTCCGACTATTACCCCTTCGAGTGGATTGATGCCTTACCCAACGACCATCCGATTACACTGGTCGTCGACGATTCGCATGGGTTGGGCGTATTAAACAATGGACGAGGTATCTGGCCGCAGCTTTGCAACAAATCTAATGTGAATCTGCTGGTTACGGCTTCACTGGCCAAGGCAATGGGACTGCCGGGCGGTGTCGTTCTGGGCAGTGCCGACACAATCCAGTCTATTCGGCAGACTGCTTTTTTTGGTGCCTGTTCGCCCATGCCACCCGCTTATCTCGATGTTTTTCTTCGGGCCGAAAACCTGTATGCAGATGCCTTCCAACGGCTTTGTCAAAACATTTCGTTGGCCGAAAAACTACTACTTCCCACGGGTATTTTCCATCATGCTGAGGGCTATCCAGTCTTTTTTACTAAACGAGATGATCTCTACCCGTACCTGCTTGATCAGTCTACTCTGATTTATTCGTTTGCCTATCCGACAGCCACCGACCGGGCCAACACCCGCATTGTGATCAGTGCCTTTCATACACCGGAAGATATTGAAACACTGGCCAGGCAGGTTCAGGCCTTTAACTGA
- a CDS encoding dipeptide epimerase codes for MQLHVHRVDLRLNHTFTIAHDSRDVQPSLIVELRDGDHRGFGEATATKYYGITIDGMIAALEAIREPIEAYELATPEQFWADMYPHLEQHPFALCALDQAAWDLWGKRRGQPLYKLWDLDPASSPVTDYTIGLDTPQRMVEKMQERPWPLYKIKLGRPDEDIRLVQTLRQHTDALFRVDANCGWSADEAIAKSRLLKDLNVEFIEQPLPAADWEGAKRVYKQSALPVIADESCIIESDVDRCAGYFHGVNIKLTKCGGITPARRMISRARELGLQVMVGCMTESSVGISAIAQLLPLLDYADLDGAMLIANDPAMGVTFKYGQVVYATENGTGVRLLNDQE; via the coding sequence ATGCAATTGCATGTTCATCGGGTCGACCTGCGCCTGAATCATACATTTACCATTGCCCACGATAGCCGTGATGTACAACCCTCCCTGATCGTTGAACTTCGGGATGGCGATCATCGTGGCTTTGGCGAGGCTACGGCTACCAAGTATTACGGTATTACGATAGATGGTATGATTGCCGCCCTGGAAGCCATCCGTGAGCCGATCGAAGCATACGAGCTGGCCACGCCCGAACAGTTCTGGGCCGATATGTACCCTCATCTGGAGCAACATCCGTTTGCCCTGTGTGCGCTCGACCAGGCGGCCTGGGATTTATGGGGAAAACGCCGGGGCCAACCGCTTTACAAACTCTGGGATCTTGATCCTGCCAGTAGCCCGGTTACCGACTATACCATTGGCCTCGACACGCCCCAGCGAATGGTCGAAAAGATGCAGGAACGCCCCTGGCCGCTCTATAAAATAAAGCTGGGCCGTCCCGACGAGGATATTCGTCTGGTACAGACATTACGGCAACATACCGATGCCTTGTTTCGGGTCGATGCCAACTGTGGCTGGAGCGCCGACGAAGCCATCGCCAAATCCAGACTCCTCAAGGACCTGAACGTTGAGTTTATCGAGCAACCCCTTCCGGCTGCTGACTGGGAAGGAGCTAAGCGCGTTTATAAGCAAAGCGCCCTGCCCGTTATTGCCGATGAAAGCTGCATTATCGAAAGCGACGTTGACCGCTGTGCCGGGTATTTTCATGGTGTAAACATCAAACTCACCAAATGCGGTGGCATCACGCCCGCCCGACGCATGATTAGCCGCGCTCGGGAACTGGGCTTACAGGTGATGGTTGGCTGCATGACCGAATCAAGTGTCGGTATTTCGGCCATTGCGCAATTGCTTCCCTTACTGGATTATGCCGATCTGGATGGCGCTATGCTCATTGCCAACGACCCCGCTATGGGTGTTACGTTCAAGTATGGGCAGGTTGTTTACGCCACAGAAAATGGAACTGGCGTGCGATTACTTAATGACCAGGAATGA
- a CDS encoding response regulator transcription factor, which produces MPAYIAIADDHYLVAAALADLIKKFDNYDVLLVAENGRDLLEKLEHSSQLPDIVLLDINMPEMDGFETASQLRQRYPTVRVLVLSMNDREDHLIRMVRNGARGYLLKGCRPSELNLALNEIMTKGFYYSEYFTTQLIRNLTGPSSNGTISVFNLNEREYEFLKLACSDLTYNDIADRMSVSPRTVDGYREAVFQKMNVKNRVSMAIKAVKYGLIDL; this is translated from the coding sequence ATGCCTGCTTATATCGCCATTGCCGACGATCATTATCTGGTAGCAGCCGCTTTAGCTGATTTAATTAAAAAGTTCGACAATTATGATGTGTTACTGGTGGCAGAAAATGGCCGCGATCTGCTTGAAAAATTAGAGCATAGTTCTCAATTACCTGACATTGTATTACTAGACATCAACATGCCCGAAATGGACGGTTTCGAAACCGCTAGTCAACTCCGACAACGGTATCCAACCGTACGTGTTCTGGTTCTTTCGATGAACGACCGGGAAGATCACCTTATCCGAATGGTGCGGAATGGCGCCCGAGGCTACTTGCTGAAGGGGTGTCGACCCAGCGAGTTGAATCTGGCGTTGAATGAGATTATGACTAAAGGGTTCTACTACTCTGAATACTTTACTACGCAACTGATTCGAAATCTGACCGGCCCCAGCAGCAATGGCACCATTTCAGTTTTCAATCTTAATGAGCGCGAGTACGAGTTCTTAAAACTTGCCTGTAGCGACCTGACTTACAACGACATAGCCGACAGAATGTCTGTTAGCCCTCGAACGGTTGACGGCTATCGGGAAGCGGTTTTCCAAAAAATGAATGTCAAAAATCGAGTTAGTATGGCTATTAAAGCGGTCAAATATGGCCTGATTGACTTGTGA
- a CDS encoding sensor histidine kinase — MQDLTGEIAIVSIATIFLLLISGAPILFLFMHRRQYIRYLTEQEQTRNLHQRELLQSQLEIQNQTLQQVGHDLHDNIGQLLTVTLMRLNALEDETEHSDLQPSIQQTRDLVNSIITEVRALSKTLDHDTVNRFGLLPSLQFELDRIQRVGKIQTQLIPLGNSYSLGEQVETVLLRMTQESLNNALKHARARTIKIRAEYKPDKFLLSIADDGRGFQVDEVMNRPLTEAGAGLNNLYRRAGLFGGDCQIISQPGVGTRIEISMPRIQPI; from the coding sequence ATGCAAGACCTCACCGGAGAAATCGCCATCGTTAGTATAGCTACTATTTTTTTGCTACTCATTTCCGGGGCACCTATTTTGTTCCTGTTCATGCATCGTCGGCAGTACATCCGATACCTGACCGAACAGGAGCAAACCCGAAACCTACATCAGCGCGAACTGCTCCAATCCCAACTTGAAATACAAAATCAAACCCTGCAGCAAGTTGGCCATGATTTGCACGATAATATTGGGCAATTGCTCACCGTGACTCTCATGCGTCTGAACGCGCTCGAAGATGAAACCGAGCATTCAGACCTCCAGCCTTCAATTCAGCAAACCCGCGATTTAGTAAACTCGATTATCACTGAAGTCCGTGCACTTTCCAAAACCCTCGATCATGATACCGTTAACCGATTTGGCCTTCTCCCCAGCCTACAGTTTGAACTTGATCGGATTCAGCGGGTCGGTAAAATACAAACGCAGTTGATTCCCCTGGGCAATTCGTATTCGCTCGGGGAACAGGTCGAAACGGTGCTTCTACGGATGACTCAGGAATCGCTCAACAATGCGCTCAAACATGCCAGGGCACGTACCATCAAGATCAGGGCTGAGTATAAACCAGACAAGTTTTTACTCAGCATTGCCGACGATGGACGGGGATTTCAGGTCGATGAAGTTATGAATCGGCCACTGACTGAAGCAGGTGCCGGGCTCAACAATTTGTACCGTCGTGCCGGTTTATTTGGCGGTGATTGCCAAATCATCAGCCAGCCTGGAGTCGGCACTCGAATCGAAATTAGTATGCCTCGTATTCAGCCTATCTAG